The DNA window TAATTTGGTCTTTCTATTTCAAAAAATTTATCTACAAGATGTTGTTGAGTTAAATCTAATTCCTGATGAGATTTATAAATAATATTTTTATACCCCTGATTTTGAAGTTTTCTTAAAATTGCCGAACCAGCTAAACCTTTATGCCCTGCAATATAAATTTTTTCATCTTTATTCAAACTAATTTACCTCCATTCTTATATATCATTATAATAGACATAAAATCCATTTTTCTTACAATAATAATCTTTTTTTACCTCTTTTATATCCTCTTCTACCATTATTTTCACTAACTCATTAAATGTAACTTTTGGCTCCCAACCAAGTTTTTGTTTTGCTTTTGTAGGATCACCCAAAAGTATATCAACCTCAGTTGGACGATAATAACGTGGATCAACTTCTACTAACACTTTTCCTGTATTAACATCAATACCTTTTTCATTTTCATTTTTACCAATCCATTCAATATGTATATCAATCATTTCGAATGCTTTTACAACAAATTCTCTTACTGTATGAGTTTCACCAGTTGCAATAACATAATCATCAGGTTCATTTTGATTTAATATTAGCCACATAGCTTCAACATAATCTTTAGCATAACCCCAATCACGTTTTGCATCAAGATTACCAAGATATAGTTTTTCTTGCATTCCTAATTTTATTCTTGCAACAGCACGTGTAATTTTACGTGTTACAAAAGTTTCTCCTCTGAGTGGTGATTCATGATTGAATAGTATCCCATTGCATGCATACATTTTATATGCTTCTCTGTAATTTACAGTAATCCAATAAGCATATAATTTTGCTGCTGCATATGGACTTCTTGGATAGAATGGAGTTGTTTCTTTTTGTGGTATTTCTTGTACTTTGCCAAATAACTCACTTGTTGATGCTTGATAGAATCTTGTTTTATCTTCTAATTTTAATATCCTTATTGCTTCAAGTAATCTCAAAGTTC is part of the Caldicellulosiruptoraceae bacterium PP1 genome and encodes:
- the gmd gene encoding GDP-mannose 4,6-dehydratase, translating into MKRALITGITGQDGAYLAEFLLNKGYEVHGIKRRASLFNTQRIDHLYKDPHDSDNKFYLHYGDLTDSTNLIRIIQEIQPDEIYNLAAQSHVKVSFETPEYTANADALGTLRLLEAIRILKLEDKTRFYQASTSELFGKVQEIPQKETTPFYPRSPYAAAKLYAYWITVNYREAYKMYACNGILFNHESPLRGETFVTRKITRAVARIKLGMQEKLYLGNLDAKRDWGYAKDYVEAMWLILNQNEPDDYVIATGETHTVREFVVKAFEMIDIHIEWIGKNENEKGIDVNTGKVLVEVDPRYYRPTEVDILLGDPTKAKQKLGWEPKVTFNELVKIMVEEDIKEVKKDYYCKKNGFYVYYNDI